One window from the genome of Thermococcus siculi encodes:
- a CDS encoding DUF72 domain-containing protein: MIAVGTCGFCEAHSKYYRDFDAIEIQQTFYRILQEKTLRRWREEAPEGFTFSIKAFQGVTHPPNSPTWRRSNVRPPKEVGLLRPNPDGLHFWRLTLKEAETLGARFILIQLPRSFKENNESFANAEKFFGIIERKDFEIAVELRGWSEKGVKRFVREFDVIDVTDPLARIPLHGGSVNYYRLHGRYEMGRIVYSHTYSDEELEKVMERVLGWNREESFVFFNNSNMCGDAKRFREMIVEKVRKGL; this comes from the coding sequence ATGATAGCGGTCGGAACCTGCGGCTTCTGTGAAGCCCACTCGAAGTACTACCGCGACTTCGACGCAATCGAGATACAGCAGACGTTTTACCGGATTCTCCAGGAGAAGACCCTGAGGAGATGGAGGGAAGAGGCCCCTGAGGGATTTACCTTTTCAATCAAGGCGTTCCAGGGGGTAACGCATCCCCCGAACAGCCCCACCTGGCGGAGGAGCAACGTCAGGCCGCCGAAAGAGGTGGGTCTTCTCAGGCCGAACCCGGATGGTCTTCACTTCTGGAGGCTGACGCTGAAGGAAGCGGAAACTCTCGGAGCGAGGTTCATATTAATCCAGCTGCCCAGGAGCTTCAAAGAGAACAATGAGAGCTTTGCCAACGCGGAGAAGTTCTTCGGGATCATCGAAAGGAAGGACTTTGAAATAGCCGTCGAGCTGAGGGGCTGGAGCGAGAAAGGTGTTAAACGCTTCGTTCGGGAGTTCGACGTAATAGACGTTACGGACCCCCTGGCCAGAATTCCACTGCACGGGGGCAGTGTTAACTACTACCGCCTGCATGGGCGCTATGAGATGGGAAGAATAGTTTACAGCCACACCTACAGCGACGAGGAGCTTGAGAAGGTAATGGAGAGAGTCCTCGGCTGGAACAGGGAGGAAAGCTTCGTCTTCTTCAACAACTCGAACATGTGTGGGGACGCGAAGAGGTTCAGAGAGATGATTGTGGAGAAAGTTAGAAAGGGTTTATAA
- a CDS encoding PIN domain-containing protein — translation MIYLDANVFYNYLFETPLTRKTTKILEKYRNDSATSFSTIEEAIYVVMRKLIAERAGIKNRYDARRYLRTKDGKAIVEESFESVLAVLFEYSIDLIEDITSVGLIEMYAVKYGLMPRDAQIVATCVTHGIKKIATFDTDFDAVKELAVIRE, via the coding sequence TTGATCTACCTGGACGCCAACGTGTTCTACAATTATCTGTTCGAGACGCCGCTAACTAGAAAAACCACAAAGATACTGGAAAAGTATAGAAACGATTCAGCGACATCTTTCTCAACGATTGAAGAGGCAATCTATGTTGTCATGAGAAAGCTCATTGCAGAGAGGGCTGGAATTAAAAACAGGTACGATGCACGGCGCTACCTGAGGACAAAGGATGGAAAAGCCATAGTGGAAGAGTCTTTTGAATCCGTTCTGGCGGTTCTGTTTGAGTACAGCATCGATTTGATTGAGGACATCACGAGCGTGGGCCTTATTGAGATGTATGCGGTAAAGTACGGACTCATGCCGAGAGACGCTCAGATCGTGGCCACGTGCGTAACTCACGGCATCAAAAAGATCGCAACGTTCGATACCGACTTTGATGCAGTGAAAGAATTGGCAGTCATTAGAGAATAA